From Xiphophorus couchianus chromosome 23, X_couchianus-1.0, whole genome shotgun sequence, one genomic window encodes:
- the foxi3b gene encoding forkhead box protein I3-B produces the protein MMSSFETQNQSPPRCGPQFPSLGQEPPELSMYGECYYPPPSLPSPQRTAPSSYELSDYTTSSPNPYLWFNSPGINSSSYLSNNGPPGNPGPPFVPQHYGMQRPYLGPAGPGGPGGELSWFSLPSQEDLMKLVRPPYSYSALIAMAIHGAPDKRLTLSQIYQYVADNFPFYNKSKAGWQNSIRHNLSLNDCFKKVPRDEDDPGKGNYWTLDPNCEKMFDNGNFRRKRKRKSDSLNSGDGASGPPESGDSERGSPKHPALTMSPTPERIPSPSLSGPTPCLSSFLSEMSTVSTGATNEVGGDGLTRPLQINLPLDGPHRHTQPGNFSNYSPNSGVSEWVPQVQAPSVLTSSPSHSSLGYSSPILSQYTGSSGHFYPTLSSTGIMYHRDGTEV, from the exons ATGATGTCTTCATTTGAGACCCAGAACCAGTCACCTCCTCGTTGTGGTCCACAGTTTCCAAGTTTAGGCCAGGAACCTCCAGAGCTCAGCATGTACGGTGAATGCTACTACCCTCCTCCATCCCTACCGAGTCCTCAGCGAACAGCTCCTTCTTCCTATGAACTGAGTGACTACACCACCTCATCTCCAAACCCGTACCTTTGGTTCAACAGCCCCGGGATCAACTCCTCTTCGTACCTGTCCAACAATGGCCCACCAGGAAATCCAGGCCCACCGTTTGTACCTCAGCACTATGGCATGCAGAGACCCTACCTGGGACCAGCTGGACCCGGTGGTCCAGGGGGGGAACTAAGCTGGTTCTCACTTCCCTCACAAGAAGATCTGATGAAGCTGGTCAGACCACCTTATTCCTACTCTGCTCTGATTGCAATGGCTATCCATGGAGCACCAGACAAGAGACTGACACTGAGTCAGATTTACCAGTACGTTGCTGATAACTTTCCTTTTTATAACAAGAGTAAAGCTGGCTGGCAGAATTCCATCAGACACAACCTGTCACTCAACGACTGCTTCAAAAAAGTGCCAAGAGATGAGGACGATCCAG GTAAAGGCAACTACTGGACACTTGACCCGAACTGTGAGAAGATGTTTGACAATGGAAACTTTCGCCGTAAAAGGAAGAGAAAGTCTGACTCCCTCAACAGTGGTGACGGCGCTTCAGGGCCTCCAGAGTCAGGAGACAGTGAAAGGGGAAGCCCCAAACACCCTGCCCTTACCATGTCCCCGACACCGGAGAGAATCCCCTCCCCTTCACTGTCGGGTCCCACGCCATGCCTGAGCAGCTTCTTGTCTGAAATGTCTACAGTTTCTACTGGAGCAACAAACGAGGTTGGGGGAGATGGGTTGACCAGGCCGCTGCAGATTAACCTTCCCCTAGATGGACCGCATAGACATACCCAGCCAGGAAACTTTAGTAACTATTCCCCCAACTCAGGTGTCTCAGAGTGGGTACCACAGGTACAAGCTCCCTCTGTGCTCACATCCTCACCGTCCCACTCTTCTTTAGGTTACTCTAGCCCCATTCTGAGCCAGTACACTGGGTCCAGTGGGCACTTCTATCCTACTCTGAGCTCCACTGGAATCATGTATCATCGAGACGGCACAGAGGTCTAA
- the syce3 gene encoding synaptonemal complex central element protein 3 has protein sequence MEDSSCPMVPSRSSTYMYELNKDLERVIEDVENISVQLTWMAYDMVTLRTGFEGEACMRELEEAHSRCRAAVFGEAEPQPQMEAGAEKADSSQSQTVD, from the exons ATGGAGGATTCGTCATGTCCCATGGTGCCTTCACGGAGCAGCACCTACATGTATGAACTGAATAAGGATTTGGAGAGAGTGATTGAGGATGTTGAGAACATATCAG TGCAGCTGACCTGGATGGCTTATGACATGGTGACGCTGCGAACGGGTTTCGAGGGGGAAGCGTGTATGCGGGAGCTGGAGGAGGCGCACAGCAGATGCAGGGCGGCTGTCTTTGGGGAAGCTGAACCGCAGCCGCAGATGGAAGCTGGTGCTGAGAAAGCTGACTCATCACAAAGTCAAACTGTAGATTAA
- the lcp2b gene encoding lymphocyte cytosolic protein 2 produces MSLTEGPIKDDVMAWEPKKLADYMRQLKLFGCDNVVLKRGITGAQFLHMIQCDLHVFPITYVPILAKVQRDLNRQERRKYFGSKSKKSNHLTEVRGEKVCDELDSESDYEEFNEDAGDGNYVVPLTNPLTADNLHKAKEREAHRLHPVFSLPEPQRVSKVPCLPTAHSSNFQLAANKKPEKAPVPQRAFSRLTEGSVALDAGSLSRRRPLPTVPQLRVSNRANNITPHVPVPISDVLSNQSIRTTGHVNKQHVQSLDPSWYKGKITREQAEVSLREVNKDGAFLVRDSSQGSAHPYTLMLLNQGKIFNIKIQRQNDFHFLGNGTNNSKSFLRVKEMIIHHMNTPLLLRDATDQCSQEQPQCCLLHPAGL; encoded by the exons ATGAGTTTAACCGAAGGTCCCATTAAAGACGACGTGATGGCGTGGGAGCCAAAAAAGTTAGCAGACTACATGAGACAG ctcAAGTTATTCGGCTGTGACAATGTAGTGTTGAAGAGGGGCATTACTGGAGCACAATTTCTG CATATGATCCAGTGTGATCTTCATGTGTTCCCAATCACCTACGTTCC AATACTGGCAAAAGTTCAAAGAGATCTCAATAGGCAAGAAAGGAGGAAGTATTTTGGTTCCAA ATCTAAGAAAAGCAATCATTTGACAGAAG TGCGTGGTGAAAAAGTCTGTGATGAGCTT GACAGTGAAAGTGACTATGAGGAGTTTAACGAGGACGCAGGAGATGGAAACTACGTCGTTCCTCTTACTAATCCACTCACAGCAGATAATCTGCATAAAGCCAAAGAAAGAGAAGCTCACAGGCTTCATCCAGTCTTTTCACTGCCTGAACCCCAGAGGGTGTCTAAAGTTCCCTGCCTTCCCACAG CTCACTCATCTAATTTTCAACTGGCCGCAAATAAGAAGCCGGAAAAAGCTCCGGTTCCCCAGAGAGCCTTTTCACGCTTAA cagagggcagtgtTGCTTTGGATGCTGGCTCACTGTCCAGGAGGCGCCCACTACCAACAGTCCCGCAGCTCCGTGTGTCTAACAG GGCAAATAATATAACTCCACATGTTCCTGTACCAATATCAGACGTTCTGTCAAACCAATCAATAAGAACAACAGGACATGTCAATAAGCAACATGTACAG AGTTTGGATCCCAGCTGGTACAAGGGAAAGATAACTCGAGAACAGGCTGAAGTTTCTCTCAGGGAGGTGAACAAG GATGGAGCATTCTTAGTGAGGGACAGCTCACAAGGCTCAGCACATCCCTACACTCTGATGCTGCTAAATCAAGGCAAGATTTTCAACATTAAGATCCAGAGACAAAATGACTTCCATTTTCTCGGAAATGGCACAAACAACTCGAAG AGTTTCCTCAGGGTGAAGGAGATGATTATCCATCACATGAACACCCCGCTGCTGCTCAGAGACGCCACAGACCAGTGCTCTCAGGAGCAGCCGCAGTGCTGTCTGCTGCACCCTGCGGGACTCTGA